The proteins below are encoded in one region of Planctopirus limnophila DSM 3776:
- a CDS encoding sulfatase family protein — protein sequence MKLKRWLLTLCTLALCVVNHSEVPSALAAETTGKPQVSRPNIVLIYVDDLGYGDISCHGATLVKTPHVDRLAREGLNFSDGHSPSATCTPSRYAMLTGEYAWRKKGTGVLPGDARLIIEPGRRTLASTLQKAGYRTGVVGKWHLGLGDEKLNWNGVIKPGPLEVGFDESFIMAATGDRVPCVYVEQDRVLNLDPNDPIKVQFGKPIDPALPTGKSHPELLTVMKPSHGHDMTIINGVSRIGYMTGGKAALWNDQEMADVFTSKALKFMTDHWARHADQPFFLFFSLHDIHVPRLPHPRFVGSTSMGPRGDVIVEMDWCVGQVLDKLAALGIDDETMVIFTSDNGPVVDDGYKDEAVTKLSHHQPAGPYRGGKYSAYEGGTRVPFIVRWPGRIQPGTSNALMCQIDLMASLGKLVGQPVPPQEAYDSIDVLPALLGESQAGREQLVEHSGVLGLRAGPWKLIEPGKAPRVFQQTNTETGQLPRPRLFNLEEDPGETRDLAEDQPEKVKELQALLERIKGEI from the coding sequence GCGTGGTAAACCACTCGGAAGTTCCTTCAGCTCTGGCTGCTGAAACCACAGGAAAGCCCCAGGTTTCCCGGCCCAACATCGTGCTCATCTATGTGGACGATCTCGGTTATGGCGACATCAGTTGTCATGGCGCCACGCTGGTCAAAACGCCCCATGTCGATCGATTGGCTCGCGAAGGACTCAACTTTTCTGATGGACACTCACCGTCGGCCACTTGCACTCCCTCGCGCTACGCCATGCTCACCGGCGAATATGCCTGGCGGAAAAAAGGGACTGGAGTTCTTCCGGGCGATGCCAGGCTGATTATTGAACCGGGCCGCCGCACTCTCGCTTCGACACTTCAAAAGGCGGGCTATCGCACCGGTGTCGTCGGGAAATGGCATCTGGGTTTAGGAGACGAAAAACTTAACTGGAACGGCGTCATCAAACCCGGCCCTCTCGAAGTGGGCTTTGATGAATCGTTCATCATGGCCGCGACCGGCGATCGAGTGCCATGTGTCTACGTTGAGCAGGATCGTGTGCTCAACCTTGACCCGAACGACCCAATCAAAGTCCAGTTCGGCAAACCAATTGATCCTGCCCTACCCACAGGGAAATCGCATCCAGAATTGCTCACGGTCATGAAGCCGAGCCACGGTCACGACATGACGATTATCAATGGTGTCAGCCGGATTGGCTATATGACAGGTGGCAAGGCCGCTCTCTGGAACGATCAGGAGATGGCCGATGTCTTTACCTCAAAAGCACTCAAGTTCATGACCGATCATTGGGCTCGCCATGCCGATCAGCCGTTTTTCTTGTTCTTTTCGCTGCACGATATTCACGTTCCCCGCTTGCCTCACCCCCGCTTTGTCGGCAGCACCAGCATGGGCCCGCGCGGCGACGTGATTGTCGAAATGGATTGGTGTGTCGGTCAGGTGCTCGACAAGCTCGCGGCCTTAGGAATTGACGACGAGACGATGGTCATCTTTACCAGCGATAATGGCCCCGTCGTCGATGATGGATACAAAGATGAAGCCGTCACGAAGCTGAGTCATCATCAACCGGCTGGCCCTTATCGAGGTGGTAAATATAGTGCCTATGAAGGAGGGACTCGCGTCCCCTTCATTGTCCGCTGGCCAGGTCGCATCCAGCCGGGAACATCGAACGCGTTGATGTGTCAGATCGACCTCATGGCCTCGCTCGGCAAACTGGTGGGGCAACCTGTCCCACCCCAGGAAGCGTATGACAGTATTGATGTCCTTCCCGCTTTATTGGGTGAGTCACAGGCAGGTCGAGAGCAACTGGTGGAGCACTCGGGAGTTCTGGGCCTGCGCGCGGGCCCCTGGAAACTGATTGAGCCCGGCAAAGCCCCGCGTGTCTTCCAGCAGACCAATACCGAAACCGGCCAGCTCCCCAGACCTCGCCTGTTTAATCTCGAAGAAGACCCCGGCGAAACCCGCGACCTCGCCGAAGACCAACCCGAAAAAGTCAAAGAACTCCAAGCCCTCCTCGAGAGAATCAAAGGTGAGATCTAA
- a CDS encoding transposase translates to MNPPLAYFITFTTYGTWLHGRDPGSVDRQHNLPGTPLVAPDEELEARRHQSLRQAPYQLNHVHREVVLKTIREVCTHRSWSLHAVHVCSNHVHILLNAPISPEKVMSDLRAWSSRRLREAFQEDADRDRWTQHGSTRYLNDMKSLESAIAYVINEQGEQMSVYNTRLDQSEPQ, encoded by the coding sequence CTGCATGGTCGGGATCCGGGATCGGTGGATCGTCAGCACAATCTTCCTGGCACTCCGTTAGTTGCTCCTGATGAAGAACTGGAAGCTCGTCGCCACCAGTCATTACGCCAGGCACCTTATCAGCTCAATCACGTACACCGTGAAGTCGTCCTGAAGACTATTCGCGAGGTATGCACTCATCGTTCGTGGAGTCTTCATGCCGTTCACGTCTGCAGCAACCATGTGCATATTCTGCTGAACGCGCCGATATCGCCGGAAAAGGTCATGAGTGATCTGAGAGCGTGGTCGAGTCGTCGATTACGGGAAGCTTTTCAAGAGGATGCGGACCGCGACCGCTGGACTCAACACGGCAGCACGAGATACCTCAATGACATGAAATCGCTGGAGTCAGCCATAGCCTACGTTATCAACGAACAAGGCGAGCAGATGTCGGTCTACAACACACGGCTCGACCAAAGCGAGCCACAATGA